The following are from one region of the Mycolicibacterium helvum genome:
- a CDS encoding MlaD family protein gives MLATAAAAASTLLVSSCASITVNSLPQPGGNQGRGHDVVIEFANVLNLPDRAKVVQDGTTVGFVTGVDLKSDHVDVVSRIEDGVVVPTNIRATLQQSTVLGDTYVALERPEAGQAAAVPPGGRIPLAQTTSPPQLEDTLANLANFVGSGAIQRAQNTIIGLNHVTPARQQDLRTMVRQVTIDLSNLSDNLDTVDKWLDGASDTTEVMHRNLPVYQYWFSPAGLTGFDRATVAASYIGTVVPSVGSIYSGGFWLVPMLNSLGNAVGAVQQSKWDFEREAPAWRKLFIEDFFPVDKNPAINITSITGPDGQEMIGNVQDVLRILGAMP, from the coding sequence ATGTTGGCTACAGCAGCGGCGGCAGCCAGCACGCTGCTGGTGTCGTCCTGTGCGTCGATCACGGTGAATTCCCTGCCGCAGCCGGGCGGCAACCAAGGTCGTGGCCACGACGTCGTCATCGAGTTCGCCAACGTGCTGAACCTGCCCGACCGCGCAAAAGTGGTGCAGGACGGCACGACCGTCGGTTTCGTGACGGGCGTCGACCTGAAGAGCGACCATGTCGACGTGGTTTCCCGGATCGAAGACGGAGTGGTGGTCCCGACCAATATCCGGGCGACGCTGCAGCAGTCGACGGTGTTGGGGGACACCTACGTCGCCCTGGAACGCCCGGAGGCCGGCCAAGCGGCGGCGGTGCCACCCGGGGGCCGTATTCCGCTGGCGCAGACCACCTCTCCGCCGCAACTGGAGGACACGCTGGCCAACTTGGCGAACTTCGTTGGCAGTGGGGCCATTCAGCGGGCGCAGAACACCATCATCGGGCTCAACCACGTCACGCCGGCGCGGCAGCAGGATCTGCGCACCATGGTCAGGCAGGTGACGATCGACCTGTCGAACCTGTCCGACAACCTCGACACCGTCGACAAATGGCTCGACGGGGCCTCGGACACAACCGAGGTGATGCACCGCAATCTTCCTGTCTACCAATACTGGTTCTCTCCGGCAGGCCTGACTGGATTCGACCGCGCAACTGTGGCCGCCAGCTACATCGGTACGGTGGTGCCTTCGGTGGGCAGCATCTACAGCGGTGGCTTCTGGCTGGTGCCAATGCTCAACTCGCTGGGTAACGCGGTCGGTGCGGTACAGCAGAGCAAGTGGGACTTCGAACGTGAAGCGCCGGCGTGGCGAAAGTTGTTCATCGAGGACTTCTTCCCAGTCGACAAGAACCCGGCGATCAACATCACCTCCATCACCGGCCCCGACGGCCAGGAAATGATCGGCAATGTCCAGGACGTACTGCGGATCCTGGGAGCCATGCCGTGA
- a CDS encoding MlaD family protein produces MTRWTNPMLWGVTALVMVAVLAVTAAAVYISPPNQRTVVFYTDDAAAVRPGDSVRIAGITVGKVEDMSIEPNQVKVRATVDKSAFVGDQSQIQVRMLTVVGGYYVNLVSLGDKPLGQRPIPVQRVTMPYNLMTALADSSKITERVDPRPIRESLDQIQAGLAGTNVDTLTAVVDAGTALTDTIDRQRGQISQILDLSDEYLESLANYRGKLAELISKISILEQTLVLYGEGFAAALKGMGDIGDAFLTPFGKFWVNHREEFIQKVRQWQDRVRRWVDDNSRIVPRLRRVRDKIERVLDAQNARPDHLATDWCIPIPGSSC; encoded by the coding sequence ATGACGAGGTGGACCAACCCGATGCTGTGGGGTGTGACCGCACTGGTCATGGTCGCCGTGTTGGCGGTCACGGCCGCTGCCGTCTATATCAGCCCACCCAATCAGCGGACGGTGGTGTTTTACACCGACGACGCGGCCGCGGTCCGTCCTGGTGACAGTGTGCGCATCGCGGGCATCACCGTCGGGAAGGTCGAGGATATGTCGATCGAGCCGAACCAGGTCAAGGTACGTGCGACCGTGGACAAGAGCGCTTTCGTGGGTGATCAGTCCCAGATTCAGGTGCGCATGCTGACCGTCGTCGGTGGCTACTATGTGAACCTGGTGTCGCTCGGCGACAAACCGTTGGGGCAGAGGCCGATTCCGGTGCAGCGGGTGACGATGCCCTACAACCTGATGACGGCACTGGCCGACTCGTCGAAAATTACCGAGCGTGTCGATCCGAGGCCGATTCGTGAGTCGCTCGACCAGATCCAGGCCGGGCTGGCCGGGACCAATGTCGACACCCTGACCGCGGTCGTCGACGCCGGCACGGCACTGACCGACACCATCGATCGGCAGCGTGGTCAGATCTCCCAGATCCTGGACCTGTCCGACGAATACCTCGAATCGTTGGCCAACTACCGGGGCAAGCTCGCAGAGCTGATCTCCAAGATCTCCATCCTCGAACAGACACTCGTCTTGTACGGCGAGGGCTTCGCGGCCGCGCTGAAGGGCATGGGGGACATCGGCGATGCGTTCCTGACGCCGTTCGGCAAGTTCTGGGTCAACCACCGTGAGGAGTTCATCCAGAAGGTTCGCCAGTGGCAGGACCGGGTCCGTCGGTGGGTAGATGACAACAGCCGCATCGTGCCCCGGCTGCGCCGGGTGCGCGACAAGATCGAACGGGTTTTGGACGCTCAGAACGCCCGTCCCGACCACCTGGCCACTGACTGGTGTATTCCGATTCCGGGGAGTTCCTGCTGA
- a CDS encoding MlaE family ABC transporter permease, which yields MIGKAGRRIVDIPVRSAGTTGRGVLLAAAVLRYAVIDTLTLRLPFGELIIQAWTLLKVTALPAVLMAIPFGAMVAVQLSGLVNEVGANSLVGSATGVAVLRQGAPVTAGLLMGGAAASAIASDFGARAIREELDALRTLGIDPVRRLVVPRFLALQLITPILVVIVIAMGVGAAFVIATVVNGVTPGSFWLSFGSFAKMVDVWFTMGKGFCFAAIVAVISCQRGMEAKGGPRGVADAVNASVVLNVLLIVAVNLALTQLQTMFFPMAVA from the coding sequence GTGATCGGCAAGGCGGGGCGACGGATTGTCGACATCCCGGTGCGCAGTGCGGGAACGACGGGCCGCGGTGTTCTGCTCGCAGCCGCGGTGTTGCGCTACGCGGTGATCGACACCCTCACCCTGCGGCTGCCGTTCGGCGAACTCATCATTCAGGCCTGGACCTTGTTGAAGGTGACCGCCTTGCCGGCGGTGTTGATGGCGATTCCGTTCGGCGCGATGGTGGCGGTGCAACTTTCGGGTCTGGTGAACGAGGTGGGGGCCAATTCCCTGGTCGGGTCGGCGACGGGTGTCGCGGTGTTGCGGCAGGGAGCGCCGGTGACGGCCGGGTTATTGATGGGTGGTGCGGCCGCTTCGGCGATTGCGTCGGACTTCGGTGCTCGTGCGATTCGGGAGGAACTCGACGCGTTGCGCACGTTGGGAATTGATCCAGTGCGACGACTGGTCGTGCCGCGCTTCCTGGCGTTGCAGTTGATCACGCCGATCCTGGTGGTGATCGTCATTGCGATGGGGGTGGGTGCGGCGTTCGTGATCGCCACGGTGGTCAACGGTGTCACGCCGGGTAGTTTCTGGTTGTCCTTCGGTTCGTTCGCGAAGATGGTGGATGTCTGGTTCACCATGGGTAAGGGATTCTGCTTCGCCGCGATCGTCGCGGTCATCTCCTGTCAACGTGGCATGGAAGCCAAGGGCGGTCCGCGGGGAGTCGCCGATGCGGTCAACGCGTCGGTGGTCCTCAACGTCTTGTTGATCGTGGCGGTCAATCTGGCGCTCACCCAACTGCAAACGATGTTCTTCCCGATGGCGGTGGCATAG
- a CDS encoding MlaD family protein, which translates to MYSDSGEFLLMMIWKSRILRAAVTAAVVACVVGVSSSCGPAAGRHDGAYCAYLPDTIGLYVGNPVTQMGYPIGRITAIKAAPTRVRVDFSVTENRELPGDVRAVIRSPSILADRSLELVGNYAGGPQLVAGGCIPLDRSMSPKSLSEVIGSADTFVNAINSAGSKNVADTIRGVDQLAHNNGAGVGHLLTVSSALLNSPDQQISDIGSIIQNVAELTTTLTEIRGPLKEILTDAPHTTPDLAVAIDGGARLAGPDGYGTLGPLVETVAVLESRLGDETQLTLDSVSAALRKTSPHANELASLFNGVPWWINTAANHFNAKQFGTFNIAYRPPLFRVPTHDGLALCGAMNASMPGSCADVNGQPYAVDVALLQYVLQQASHR; encoded by the coding sequence GTGTATTCCGATTCCGGGGAGTTCCTGCTGATGATGATCTGGAAGTCCCGAATCTTGCGGGCGGCGGTGACTGCCGCGGTGGTCGCGTGCGTCGTCGGGGTGAGCTCGTCCTGCGGTCCCGCCGCAGGGCGCCACGATGGCGCGTATTGCGCGTACCTGCCGGACACCATCGGCCTGTATGTCGGCAATCCGGTCACCCAGATGGGCTATCCGATCGGGAGGATCACTGCTATCAAGGCCGCTCCCACCCGGGTGCGTGTCGACTTTTCGGTGACCGAGAACCGTGAGTTGCCCGGTGATGTCAGGGCGGTCATCCGCTCGCCCTCGATCCTGGCCGACCGGTCCCTGGAGCTGGTGGGCAACTATGCCGGGGGCCCGCAACTGGTCGCCGGTGGGTGCATCCCGCTGGACCGATCCATGTCACCCAAGTCGCTGTCGGAAGTCATCGGCTCGGCGGACACGTTCGTCAACGCCATCAACTCCGCCGGCTCTAAGAATGTCGCCGACACCATCCGCGGCGTGGATCAGTTGGCGCACAACAATGGTGCGGGAGTGGGCCACCTGCTGACGGTGTCCTCGGCGCTGCTGAACAGCCCCGACCAGCAGATCAGCGATATCGGCTCGATCATTCAGAACGTCGCAGAACTCACCACGACGCTGACGGAGATCCGCGGGCCGCTCAAGGAGATCCTGACGGATGCACCGCACACCACCCCCGATCTAGCGGTGGCCATCGACGGCGGTGCGCGGCTGGCAGGTCCGGATGGCTACGGGACACTGGGTCCGCTTGTCGAGACGGTTGCCGTACTGGAGTCCCGGCTGGGCGATGAAACGCAGCTCACTCTGGATTCGGTGAGCGCGGCCTTGCGGAAGACCAGCCCCCACGCCAACGAACTGGCCAGCCTGTTCAACGGGGTGCCCTGGTGGATCAACACCGCGGCAAATCACTTCAACGCCAAGCAGTTCGGCACCTTCAACATCGCCTATCGACCGCCGTTGTTTCGGGTCCCCACCCACGACGGACTGGCGCTGTGCGGTGCGATGAACGCCTCAATGCCAGGCAGTTGCGCCGACGTCAACGGTCAACCGTACGCCGTCGACGTGGCGTTACTTCAGTACGTCCTGCAACAAGCGAGCCACCGGTGA
- a CDS encoding MlaD family protein encodes MITPRAALWRFMVAAALAGVVFVLIVNVLRQPVSVETRSYTAEFTDASGLHADADVRVRGVRVGKVTDMRLVRRAGQSIAEVDLSVDRRYAIVPTTRLAIKYQALTGLRYLNVADPSEQTSGVNVVSRVPLSMTSPSFDITTLFNGLQPVLATVSPSDIDTFTDNAANFLQGDGGGLGPMLDSIHTLTQFVADRQQVIAAMMSNLSAIADELGGHSKDLVQVLEWVNRPIDAALSVLDEFRKSELYGPGFTAAAVRLLENAGFSPGKADIDKGLDRAITVFDDYSDAFKRVPVIWDNVGPAAEPDQPLPCSRGQAQLPDSMDVLLNGQRVIVCNR; translated from the coding sequence GTGATCACGCCGCGGGCCGCGTTGTGGCGGTTCATGGTTGCCGCCGCGTTGGCAGGCGTGGTGTTCGTCTTGATCGTCAATGTGCTCCGGCAACCGGTGTCGGTCGAAACGCGCTCTTACACAGCTGAGTTCACGGATGCATCGGGTTTGCATGCCGACGCCGATGTGCGGGTGCGGGGGGTGCGGGTCGGCAAGGTCACAGATATGCGGCTGGTGCGCAGGGCGGGTCAGAGCATCGCCGAGGTGGATCTGAGTGTGGACCGACGTTACGCGATCGTTCCGACGACCCGGTTGGCGATCAAGTATCAAGCGTTGACCGGTCTGCGGTATCTGAACGTGGCCGATCCTTCCGAGCAGACTTCGGGGGTGAACGTGGTGAGCCGGGTTCCGTTGAGCATGACGTCGCCGTCGTTCGACATCACGACATTGTTCAACGGTTTGCAACCGGTGCTGGCCACCGTGAGTCCCAGTGATATCGATACCTTCACCGATAACGCAGCGAATTTCCTGCAGGGCGATGGTGGCGGTCTCGGGCCGATGCTCGACAGCATCCACACTCTGACCCAGTTCGTAGCCGACCGCCAGCAGGTGATCGCGGCGATGATGAGCAATCTCAGTGCCATCGCCGATGAACTGGGCGGTCATTCCAAAGATCTCGTGCAGGTGCTGGAATGGGTGAACCGGCCGATCGATGCTGCGTTGTCGGTGCTCGACGAGTTCCGTAAGTCCGAGTTGTACGGGCCGGGTTTCACCGCTGCGGCGGTGCGTCTCCTCGAGAATGCTGGGTTCAGCCCGGGTAAGGCGGATATCGACAAGGGCTTGGATCGGGCGATCACGGTGTTCGATGACTACAGCGACGCTTTCAAGCGGGTGCCGGTGATCTGGGACAACGTGGGGCCTGCGGCCGAGCCGGATCAGCCGCTGCCGTGTTCGCGGGGCCAAGCGCAACTACCCGACTCGATGGATGTGCTGCTCAACGGACAGCGGGTGATCGTGTGCAACCGATGA
- a CDS encoding MlaD family protein yields MSADAERRRLTIIGLVMLLCAGVVGVLLVFNPFDQRDADRISVVLELPYVGQGIAAGSPLVLHGVTVGKVTEVSSLPSGTVRLNAYLESAPAADLTDTVGVDFRPANYFGVTAVNLVAAQGGQRLRDGAQITTVPVGNFTLQALLSRMGEITNGVVTPQLVDVMNRATRYTDGLNPLIESMVTAAESVTAVQTVSTERLLRNATGISVAFPGFADAATAAGYGFNQESGFVTFNVSGQDALPGQDVVAVPGQQQTEQYWQQHSKATLNVIANSLFGAIGKLLSSHPSDLLPVVNAVQSITDTVPGLIAPVGLNEMVVELRTRFEKLYAGSPEQRALQVHIVLDQIPGVQAAVNAVGGP; encoded by the coding sequence ATGTCGGCAGACGCCGAGAGGCGAAGGTTGACGATCATCGGCCTGGTAATGCTGCTGTGCGCCGGCGTAGTTGGCGTCCTTCTGGTGTTCAACCCGTTTGACCAGCGCGACGCGGATCGGATCTCGGTGGTGTTGGAGCTGCCGTACGTCGGGCAGGGAATCGCCGCGGGCTCGCCGCTGGTGTTGCATGGTGTGACGGTTGGCAAGGTCACCGAGGTGTCGAGTCTGCCCAGCGGCACTGTGCGGCTCAACGCTTATCTGGAGTCGGCCCCGGCTGCGGATCTGACCGACACGGTTGGTGTCGACTTCCGGCCGGCGAACTATTTCGGTGTGACGGCTGTCAATCTGGTGGCGGCTCAGGGTGGCCAGCGGTTGCGTGACGGCGCGCAGATCACCACGGTTCCGGTAGGCAATTTCACCCTGCAGGCATTGCTGTCGCGAATGGGCGAGATCACCAACGGCGTCGTGACACCGCAGCTGGTGGACGTGATGAACCGGGCCACGCGCTATACCGATGGCCTGAACCCGTTGATCGAGTCGATGGTCACCGCGGCGGAGTCGGTGACCGCGGTACAGACGGTCAGCACCGAGCGGCTGCTGCGTAACGCCACCGGAATCAGCGTCGCCTTCCCGGGATTCGCCGACGCAGCCACCGCCGCCGGCTACGGCTTCAACCAGGAGTCGGGCTTCGTCACCTTCAACGTCTCCGGTCAGGACGCACTGCCTGGGCAGGATGTTGTTGCCGTTCCCGGCCAGCAGCAAACCGAGCAATACTGGCAGCAACACTCGAAAGCGACGCTGAACGTGATCGCGAACTCGTTGTTCGGTGCGATCGGAAAGTTGTTGTCTTCCCATCCCAGTGATCTGTTGCCGGTGGTCAACGCGGTGCAGTCGATCACCGATACGGTGCCGGGACTGATTGCGCCGGTGGGGCTCAACGAGATGGTGGTGGAGCTGCGGACGCGTTTCGAGAAGCTGTATGCCGGTTCACCGGAGCAGCGGGCGTTGCAGGTGCACATCGTGCTCGACCAGATTCCTGGTGTGCAGGCTGCGGTCAATGCGGTGGGGGGACCGTGA
- a CDS encoding MlaE family ABC transporter permease yields the protein MFGFWRYTGRSVQSPLVSAGQWVTFIAQTVWLLPITIRRYRRETLQVMNNLAWGRGSVIVDGGVISVLAILGVTVGAIVAIEAFATLNLIGLGALAGVIGGWGNVREMAPLVAGVAFASQAGCRMTAEIGSMRIAEEIDAVEAMGLRSVPYVVGTRVIGGLMCVIPGFLLALSVSFVSCDIIIRVFYGQPGGTYQHYFVEFLTPADIAASLLKAVVYCTAVTLIHCYYGFFASGGPVGVGQASGRAIRSSLVTIMVLDLATTIMLWGLRPQFVFKG from the coding sequence TTGTTCGGGTTCTGGCGCTACACGGGCAGAAGTGTGCAGAGTCCATTGGTGTCAGCGGGACAATGGGTGACATTCATCGCGCAGACGGTGTGGTTGCTGCCTATCACGATCCGTCGCTACCGGCGCGAAACCCTTCAGGTGATGAACAATCTGGCCTGGGGGCGAGGGTCGGTCATCGTTGACGGCGGCGTGATCAGCGTGCTCGCCATCCTCGGTGTCACCGTCGGGGCCATTGTCGCCATCGAGGCTTTCGCGACGTTGAACCTCATCGGGCTGGGAGCGCTGGCCGGGGTCATCGGTGGCTGGGGAAACGTTCGGGAGATGGCGCCGTTGGTGGCCGGCGTGGCGTTCGCCTCGCAGGCGGGGTGTCGGATGACCGCCGAGATCGGTTCGATGCGCATTGCCGAGGAGATCGATGCGGTCGAGGCGATGGGTCTGCGGTCGGTGCCCTACGTGGTGGGGACCCGGGTCATCGGCGGGTTGATGTGTGTCATACCGGGTTTCCTGTTGGCCCTGAGCGTCAGCTTCGTGTCCTGCGACATCATCATTCGCGTCTTCTACGGTCAGCCGGGCGGTACGTACCAGCACTACTTCGTTGAGTTTCTCACCCCGGCTGATATCGCCGCGTCGCTGTTGAAGGCCGTGGTGTACTGCACGGCCGTGACGTTGATCCATTGCTACTACGGGTTTTTCGCCTCCGGCGGTCCGGTGGGGGTGGGCCAAGCCTCCGGGCGGGCCATCCGTTCGAGTTTGGTGACGATCATGGTTCTGGATCTTGCGACCACCATCATGCTGTGGGGTTTGCGTCCGCAGTTCGTGTTCAAAGGTTAA